In Oryzias melastigma strain HK-1 linkage group LG14, ASM292280v2, whole genome shotgun sequence, the DNA window NNNNNNNNNNNNNNNNNNNNNNNNNNNNNNNNNNNNNNNNNNNNNNNNNNNNNNNNNNNNNNNNNNNNNNNNNNNNNNNNNNNNNNNNNNNNNNNNNNNNNNNNNNNNNNNNNNNNNNNNNNNNNNNNNNNNNNNTTTGCACCTTAGATATTAGGGACCgatggtgggggggtgcttggacatcactgccagcaaacactTGATGTCCTCTCAGTGCCCTTCCTGCCAATTTTAACcccaccatagacatgtagggctgTTGGTGGGAGGGAGGGTGACAGGGCATCTCTGCaagcaatcaggagatgcccttctcaccaattttaactgcaccctttagtagacacacctctaacaccacaaatatacactccaacaaacaaacacacatgcatcacacaagaaaggtgggaccttcgaccttctgtcccctgcCCAACCCCTGGCGGGGGGGTGCGGtccctcggcctggtggtcttgtctcttgggtgccggtctcctgggcccggtgGTCTCCTCTCtgcgccgggagtgggatctcTGAGATTTAAGATAGAACAGGGGATCAAcctacatcggagcctgggggtgtccaggtctcggtggtgcgggttccggtccttgctctcaagaactagtcctctccaaaaCTCCACCAGTGGGTGTggctggtcgggccttgttgcATCACTCTTCCGGGACCTCCGTTTCTCTTGGGTGAGCCTCTCCTTGGCAGGGGTGGGCCGCCCATCCCTTGCTCCCCCCTGGAACTCCCCCGGTGGGGacgggcggttgtctggagcatTAGGTTGGGTTTCTCTTGGGTGGCCCTGACCCGTACCTGGATGTTTGGCGTGATTGCCCGGCAGGCGGGTTCTCTCCGCGTTCCCCggggcgggtgttgggggggtcctggctgctgctgccccggcggggggtcttggagTTGGGATCGCCGGGTGCTCTCcccctttgtacattccatctttattcacattaggaaaccataaacactcacctgagcacaggagtcagctcacctttgcactaatagtatATGTGACAtaatgaaaggctttatttgtGTCAATTTGTATGAATAattgtgtgagctgcagttatattgtgtacattctgaaaagtttaaatgtggagactatcaCAATaaacaggtgtgtttgtaactACAGTGTGTGTGTCTAGACCATTCTAGTTATATTATGGCaactgtataaaaatatatataaaatatgtaaaaaaagaaatgtaaacataCTTGGGTGAATTTTTACATGCTTCTTTCCTCCCCCTAAGCAACAACTGTGTTtgataattaatgtatttaccAAATTAAATATGACTTTCAATTCTTTTCAATATTACTTTAGCCCAGTTTTTATCCTTTATTATAGTTCAACAAGTACTGTTGACATTACtggttccttttttaatttaatcatttttctatTTAGTTTCAAACTCTTCACAGGCACATTCATACACTTCACTGTAGTTTTCATTTTCCAGTCATTAATCTCCAGCACCCTCTGCTGTATAATGTCTGAATACACAAATTTACACtaattttaaagatgtttaaagTACTGTGGTTGTCCTGCCACCTGCTGACTGTAATGTGTACATGTTTGAATGAGTATTTTTAGCTCTCAacaaatgagttatttttgtccGATGGAAGTACCGTTCTAGTGactgtattatttttaaaccagATGACTGAATGTAGGTGTGTGTCAGGCTTTTCAGGATCAGCGTACAGCCTTTTTTGAAAGTGCCAGCAGGGAAACAGGTTTAAccgtttttttcaaatgaagtgAGACTGCATGATGTCACGTCACATTCAGAGTTTGCTGTTGTTCTGTACAAACTTACAATAAATCTCCATCTCACACTTTATAAaccatatttaaaaattatgatGAAAAATAGAATTTCATCTCAATGTATTGTTATAAACTCTTTGGCAGCAATGACAGAACTCAAGGTTTTCACACAACTGCAGTTTTGGTCTTGTTCTGTTTATGCTGTTGCTGAGTAACAAACTTTCAACTCCTTTATAAAGGTTTTCTATAGAGTTTAGATCTGGAGATTGGCTAGGTCACTTCTAGATCTTGAAATGCATCTTATAAAAAGAGTCCTTTACTGGTCAGGTGTTTGCCTCCACTGTcaaatcatttattaaaaaatcacaagctgaacatccaaacaaaacatttcctttCTCCCCTTCAAAGTTActaacttaaaattaaaatgttctttaagtTAGTAAATATAACATTGCTTGAAACAAattataaacatgaaacataaaTGGCACTTGCAGGAATCAACTATCAGGTGCTGTTtatcaaattaaactaaaccAATCAAATCActgtttttagatttaaaaaaagaagacagaaacaTAGGTTTAGTTAGTTTACTGCTATGTGGCAGTGCTAACCTTATGACTACCGTAAGTAGTTGTCACTTCACATGAATCTTGAAAAGGttgcaaaaaaatcacaacaatttggGCTCCACTCATGTAGGCAGAATACTCATGAAATAATTAGAGAAAAATATAATCTTTCCAGTAATCAACCTTAAGGACAAACTATGCAAAGTTTAGAAACTGAAACCTGTTTTCCCTTGTGGAGCTGAGTCACTGCATGACTTTGGAAATGTTCATATGCAGAGGTTTCAAATAGtttctttagaaaacaaaagacatgTTAATAGAGAtatgtaaaatatgtttattaagAGGAGATTTCTAGAACAAAATCCTTTTAGGACTGCAGTGTGCTCCCCTTTTAAATACTAAactattttggttttaaagaaaGGTTTGTACTTTGTTGTTTAGTGCTAGCTAATATCATCTGGAGTTGGTATCAAAAGTTGTTATTTTGTTGACTAAAAGCtttaaacaaacatcaaagtttGTAATAAATTCTTCACATTTGAtgttcatttgtatttaaagtgacaaatatcccactaataaatgtaaaaaggtcATAATTGAACAtttacatgcttttatttcaatgtagatttaacaaaaatatttgtttgtggtGAAACCAAATCCTTAAGAGTGTAAATGTATTTAGTCATGtcctaaaatggaaaaattgaaGCGGTTTGTAATTTAACATTATGTACTATAGGAAATCATAAAAGCCCATTCCTAACAAACAAGATGTATGTACTGAAGAAATCTCTTGATCTCTTTCCTGACTGGCATCTATTCCCAATAATTTCATTTACACGTGGTCTTCCTGCATCCTAAAACAGGAAATGCTCCCAAAGACATTCACCTCATTCATTGTATAACTAAATATTTCCTTCCTCGCTTACTGTAAAACATCAATTTAGTCTGAACTTTTAGTGAGAAACAGAACTGATGGGAAGGATTTGATGTTGTTTagaacttttctgttttcagtttgacCTGTTTCCTTGAAACCTATTTTGGTATTGAACCATTAAAACATTGTTCTctaagaaaatagattttttttcaggctgtATGTTCACTCAATGTGGCAGACCATAAttagagataaataaaaacacaacaagtaAGGCATGTTTGGGAAGGAAAACTCGAGTTTActtcttttgtttgtgcagGGAAAACCCATAAAAGGGCATGCAGGAAAAGTTTGCGTGACGtattttgttacaaaaatgcTCTTCCTGTCACACTAGTTTTGAGGCTGTGTTTGTGGGTATTGTTATTTGGATGGCTCTAGTGCAGAGGTTGAACACTTTCGGATCAGAATATCGGAGGTTGGATTCCTGCTTTGTCTGCCCGTATGTCCAGtgtcctggtggttataggctGGCATCATGTATGAGAGAGCTggtgccatcagtgtgtgaatatgtgttgtgATTTTGACTGTGACTATAAAGCACCTTGGACCTTTGTGAAGGAAAAGCACTGAATAAGTACACAACATCTATCACTGAAATTGATTCCAGTTTGAATATGTTTGAACCTAATGCTTGTCAGGACCTCACTTTTCACAGTATTAGTagtactgtgtgtgtgttggaaaCTGGTTGTGTCTCCCTTCTTCTTCGCTATGGTCAAGAGCCAATCGTAACAAGCTGGGGGCTTATCCAGGATTTTACATGACATTGTTTGGACTCCATTCTTGTGACAAACATGCAATAAATTATAATCTCTATTCCTATTAGTGACCAGCATAATGTTAATATGATAAAAGAAGAGGACATGGCTGAGATACCGCAAGACGGATGAACTGGAGATGAACCACAAACAGACAAGTTCAGTTTTAAATTTGGTTAGCACATATTTTTGCCATCATGTCAGATATGCAGTCCCTCTTCAGGTTACTCAGTTTCAGTTTGACACAGATCAGGCTGAAAGCATGTTTGTTCACTTCTGTGGTGAAACTTTGTCCTTATCTAAGATGAGGTGACAGCAGGTGGATTGCCTAAGGATCACATGAACATTGTTTATGATGGAAATCAGTGGATCACAAACCGTCATGACCTAAGCACATGTCAGAGTTAAAAATCCTTGacaaggttttttcttttttcaagtaTTACAGAAATATTGTAAAGTTGTGGATTTCTTAGAAAGATGCAACACAGGTCTAACTACTTTCAGTTTGACTTAGATCGAACTGAAAATAAGCTTCCTTGGTTCTGTGTTCAAACAGCACCAGTCTGTCAGATGTGAAGCCTGGTAACAGTAGGTGGGAAGATTGAAGGATCAAAAGAATGTTGCTTATGTTTCAATTGTTATTGAGCTTTGTGGAAGTAAAGTCGTGGATTTCGTAGAATTTGCTCtgtaagaaaaaacacaagaggGGCGTGGCTCTGAGCAGCACCTATAAGGAAATGTGTCGCTGGTATGTAAATAAGGTTCAGGTATAAACACCTCGGATTTCCTTGTTGTTTAACAGTCAGTATCTTGCTGCTGTGTGAGAGCCGTTGTCCAGGTCAGCATTTATTTCTCCTTtcttaaattcttattttatatttaacacaACTAACACAACACAACTTAAAGTTTTTGCATCATCTACTTGACTCAGtgactttttttggtctttcaTGCTAGAGttacaaactaaaaactgaattttaacattagtataaaaataagcaaatctGTGTTTGGACGTTTGATTGCTCTTCGGGGGGAAAGTCTGTTCACAACCCACCTGAGAGATGGATATTTGTGAGGATATTTGTGAGATGAGCAGCAGAACAAGGAAAAGCTTCCAAATCTGACCAGTTTCGGACCAAATCTCTAACTGATCTTGTCtgtttatcatccatctgttagGTTTCCGTGTctcagccatgtcctcctcTGTTGTTGcgttcaaaaatcaaaattatgcTGAACTGAAGAGGGACTGTATCCAGAGGAGGAAGCTGTTTAAAGATCCAGAGTTCCCCGCAAACGATTTATCTGTGTTTCATAAAGAACAACCTCGTGATGTTGTGAAGTGGAAACGACCAGGGGTGAGTGGCAGTAAGAAAAGATGGTGAAACACTGTgaattctttatatttttttcaaatttctgttgaaaacatgatctaaacataaacatcattttttttatgtaggaGATAACCTCAAACCCTCATTTGTTTGTGGAAGGTATCAATTCCCATGACTTGAATCAGGGGGAAGTAGGGAACTGCTGGTTTGTTGCTGCGAGCTCATGTCTTGCTCTGAAACCAAACATATGGGAAAAGGTGAGTTTACTATGAGAAAGACTATAGCctctattttaaacaaaatctaaagTATTGGTGCATTTATGAacttaaagaaacaaagtctactttgttttatcttatgtaaagtgcttttgtttgcaacttgcaTCACTGTAGGAACGTTCTGTTTCATGTAAACTAAAAGTGTTACAACTTGGCAAAAAAGTGATCACATTGACCAAACATCATAAACCTTCAATCCTTGCCAAGGCATATGTGGTTGAACGTTGAAAAATTATGGTTTGAACCATTCCTGATAAGTGTGTGGCAAATCTTGGTTGATTAAAATCCTCCAAAATCAATGCTTAAAGAAGAAGACCAAACCTGCAACAGCAGATTTGGATCTCAGTGTCAACCAGCTCAACAGTGGTCGGGTCAGTATTGAGACTAGAAAGTTATGTGTTCAAATTCTAACAGGCTTAATTAATAGGACCTTTATGCCCGACACTGAAACTCGTGAGTTGGATTGGATAACTATTTCAGCCAAAAGATTTAAGATTttcattattaattttaaaaaacattttcagttttcttttcatttttcaggtGATTCCCGATTGGGAGGAGCAGGACTGGGATCCCAAACATCCAGAAAACTATGCCGGGATCTTCCACTTCCGGTTCTGGGTCTTTGGTCAGTGGACAGATGTGGTAGTGGACGACCGGCTGCCTACTGTTAACGGACGCCTGATCTACTGTCATTCAAATAGTCATAATGAATTCTGGAGTGCTCTGTTGGAGAAGGCTTATGCCAAGTCAGTACACTTGATTTATGGAcaagtatttcttcttttcagAAATAAGCATTAGCTTTAAGCTTCTTTATCAGAATGTGAAAGATGCTATAAAAAGCGGGACATCTTTATATCCAACTAAATGTTGTGTCTTTAATCTCAGACTCTATGGCTGCTATGAGTCTTTAAGCGGGGGATACACTGGAGATGCTGTGGTGGATTTCAGTGGAGCTGTTTATGAAGTAATCAACTTGGATAAAGAGATTTCAGACCAAGACCAAATCAATCTATTTGAAAAACTACGCAAAGTTTATAAACGTGGAGGAATCATCAGCTGTGGAATCACGGTCTGTACTTAATATATGAAATCTACGTTCTTTAGATACTTTGACTGTACTCACCAGGTTTCTACATTTTACAGGCAGACCGGGATCAAATTGAGGCCAGGCTGGCAAACGGTCTGGTAATGGGGCATGCATACGCTGTGACAGCAGTGAAGAGAGTACACATCGGTCATGGGCAAGGGGAGCACTCCAGGACTGAAGCTATTCCCATGGTCCGAATGAGAAACCCCTGGGGACAAAAGGAGTGGAATGGACCCTGGAGTGACAGGTGAGCTGGAGGCAGCTTGAgggagattaaaaaaacttcattaCAATGCTTTTGCTTGACACTGACAATTTAAAGAAACCAGagatcccttttttttttatattcacgTCTGTATAAATCAATCAAGTGATATAAAGATCCAGGGTTAGTTATGAAGATAGCACTCAGTGTTGAATGaccctttttttaaccaaaaaattatttttgttgtttttttttttaaattagagctgtcaggcgattaaaatttttcatcgcgattaatcgcatttgtactgagttaactcgcgattaatcgcaaattaaaatgtggcctttttttaaaggaaaaaaaatgtgtgcttcgtggaatttagcagttctacattaattatgaaaacaagaatgacaaaatttatagttttcatcagaaatactttattttgtaacattgtattgagatacactttcttaacaataaaaggctgtaacataaaatgcctaacaaaatcccaagtgcaagtgaagggcattttaaattcaaaacttcaatcaacgttcagtaaaataaaataaaaaacattaaaaataaaatttccataacactttcatgttcattttttgtcaggaccaaatcttttcctcctctgctgaactacagtaataaatgaaatagagatttatcatttccaattaacttttgttttttaaaacattaaagactgagaaaagcgggatacactgtggatagtttgacagtctggtACTGCCGCcacgttctctggctgcagctcgatgcagcgacgtgtccagcggagctcacgccatgaatatgctggcagacagaccgctctgctggggttggatcacgcttaaacctccagaacgtttaaaacgtcccccggtgcgcttgctgttcggcagctctcgggacgcggcgccggacgcgagccggtaccacccatagacttaatatataatggTACCaacagacgtggtactggacgcgaaccggttagggtgcaggagctctccaggtcctagcgccggccggttttagctcgcagctcggtggttggagacccgcccgtgttCTAGTGAGATCAGCCGGTGAGTTAGgaggcgggacgcccgcgcgcgcggtatggaaaggcacgtatgagaaaatccgcgattaatgcgtcaaaaaaattgtcggcgtcaagcacgtgtcagattaacgcgcTTTTAACGTGACAGATCTGACAGCcctattttaaataatacaaatccACAAGCCAACAGTTCACTCGTCTTGGAATatcgaatgaatgaatgaaatggatTATTTCAACCAATCACACACAATATAACATCTTACATTATCAATCATAAGTTGGTCACTTGAAAAggaagtgggaggaagcgaacttatataatcccaccctggcttgaccttaccattttctttacatgaattattaaCATCCATTTCAGGATtcaatatcaaatatttattcccTTCAATCATAGATTCATGTTATTAGGAATCActaagatcagtgatgtaatttaatttcaaacatccacagataagtcatttatattaatcagtaccaaaaatctaaatatactcagacgattgtcatcagaaaaaaatcatccacaCTAGTCAATACCAAAAATTCAAGTGTATTTAGATcatcatcaccaaaaaaaaaaattcacctgTACCAACcagcaccaaaaatccagagcaTACCCAGATGATATACGTataatcatctgaatatattcCAGACCCCCTGCACCGACCAATGCAAAAGATTATCCTGACTGTTTTGCAGTAGCTTTGTGATCAAACGGGTCTGCTTACTCGTGAACCAGAACCGTTCCTGTTTTCCTTTAACATTGATCTTTAGCATTATTGCAAGATGTCCCCATAAAATAAAACCCTTTGCCAAGGGTTCCAAGACTGAACTATTCCTACGATCCGAATTGAGAAACCCCTGGGGAAGTAGTAAAGGGTAGGCCAGGGATCTCCAGTTTtgcttagtctgtttagtttagcaaacagcttttgtttatatattttatgactgactttatgcTTTTGTGCAATTACTGGTGTGAAGCCCTTTGGGACTACTACTGTGTTGTGATAtttggctatataaataaaattgaattgaattcttTGCTATGGTTCAAAGACGTTGCTTGTGCACTGCAATGACCATACCTCAGTAACCCGTGTTAGCTCACTGGCTAAAGTAGGTGAGGGTAGCGCAAAGACAGACAATGTGTGTGATGGAAGTAGTCTAGCATCAAATAAAAGtgcattaagacaaaaaaactagaTTTGGTTCAACATTGAAGGAAAGGAATGGTTGTCGGGCACTACCATGGTATACTGGTGACAATTGCTGCTATGAAACTCAGCATGGAGGGTTCAATGCCAACTAACGAGGAACCACATAAATACTTGTCTCAAATGCTACCTAACTTATCCCAGATCAATTATACTAGCTGAACCTGAATTGAAAAGATATTCCAGTGTGAGAGAACCAAGCAAAGATAATGTGGGTCAAAATCATCTAGGATGGTGTTCAAAATGATCTCATTGGTGTACAGATTTCATGAGAGAAATAAAGTGTAGGGCAAGCACGTTTGCATTAGCCTAGTTATTACCCATAAAGCAAAGTGTCCATAAAACAGAGTTGTTATAAGATTATCCTTCAAACCAGGTCAACAAAATGACTTTGAAAACCTGATCTGCTAGTAAATGTAAAACTTGGCATACTGACTGAAACAAGTGTTGTCTTAGTCAAATGGAGAAGAATGAATGCCTTACATCAGCACTTGCAAATCCTGTTAGATTGAGGATGGGAATAGCCATGAGCAGTTGTAGAAGCAGCAGCAGTAAAATAATACGAAGAATGTGAGACGCAAAATTGTTAGAATATTTCGTCTATGACCAGGAAGGAGATCCAGCCGACCTTAGAAAATAAACAACCATAAAACTGAATAATAGGGTCAATGACTGTGCTAAATCTTTCACTGATGGgagtgatgattttttttctgtaattaccATATTAGCCACTTCTGGTattttaacacacacacaacctgCCCCTATGTTGATCACCCACCTTCTTTGCTTGTGTCTTGTCAGCTCTAGGGAATGGACCAAGATTAGTGATACAGAGAGGCACAACCTTGGCCTCACAGTAGAGGATGATGGGGAGTTCTGGTAAACACAAAAGATCAATACATCACTGCAGTCCATTTCTGAGGTTAGCGTAAACCTTAAGGATGTCCATTAACAGGTTTGCTCTAATCCACAGGATGTCATTTAGAGACTGGTGCAGACACTTCTCTGATGCAGATGTTTGCCACATTGCTGATCCTTCACAAACGTGGAATGAAGCTTTGCATTTTGGGAAGTGGATCATACATGAAGATCCACAAAGAAATCGCAGTGgtggcaggaaaaaaaacaagacatttctaCAGAATCCTCAGGTACAGCAGGTTATGAAATTattcttgttttcctttttttgtaaacacaGAAGCAAACTAGATTAAAACTGTCTCTTGAAATCCCCTTTTCAGTACCTGTTTGATGTGACAAAGGAAATGGATGAAGTGATGATCACCTTGCAACAAAAAGACCGGAGGATCTATAAAAAAACTGGTCATGGAGATAATTTGGTCATtggctttagtgtttttaaggTAACATCCATATAACTTTACTTTAGCTTTGTATCCTACTGTCAAAATTAGGCAAAGTCAACatggatttgttttcttcttacaTATTTAacttacacatttaaaatatattagatTAAATTGGTTAATTCCTTATTGAGTTCTCAAATTACAAAAggcatttttaaattgaaagccCAAAATGTTTATGGAATTCTCAAaggtaaaatgcattttcaaattccCTGAACAAATTTCAAATTCCATTGTcaattgagagaaaaaaacttccatagatCAAGGTTTAAATAAGCAGACTTTAAAGTAAACAGGTAAACAGAGTCagagagaaacagacagttttaACTTGTACTGATGAGACGTTAATACAGTCTGACAGATGTGATTGATGAGAGATGTTACTTAAACCAGAACCAACTCAGACAATGAGTGAATCCCAAATATGACAGTTTGTTCTTggttgtagtaaaaaaaaaaaactcagcttCATCTAACAAAAATTACTCTGCAATtctttttgtatctttttgaTTGGATacatgtgtattttatttacatttctcaaatattataaaatcatttatttgtgtCAAACAAAAGGCTTATATCATGTGCTACTAAATACATGATATACAGCATAAGGTTGATTTCACTCctgtaaaatgtaaactttgctTCCAGGTGGAATTGAACAGGGAGCACAGAATGCACCGACTTCTATTTAACAAACAAGTGGGCGAAACGTTTTATTCCAGAGCTCGGTCAGCTTTCCTGAGATGCAACCTTCCTCGGGGCCGATACGTCGTCATCCCCTCCACGTATTATCCTGGTGAAGAAGGAGAGTTCATGCTGCGAATTTTCACCAATGTGGACTCAGGCGTCCGGTATGACAATGATTACCTCTGTGTGAAGTGCAACTTAGctttttaaggataaaaaagcAGATCTTGTAGTTGTCAGatgttttgtgatattttagagaaaaatcgttCAATTTTACCACATCAAGgttaaaactgaaacatttttgtctccattTTTCACAGTGAACTAACCACGGACCAACCCAGAGAGCAACGCTggacttcatttttttggtaaCCTCGAGTTGTGATTCATGTCTTTGTTAAAAACTTGGAGGGACTAAAAAGCCAGGACAAGACAGGTGGTCACTACAATGCAGCAAACCCGTTCTACACTCTCCATAGGGTTCTGGAGAGCCTGTAGGAGTTCATTCAACCAGTCCATAGATACCGTGAGATTTGGAgatagtgtttttatttctggcaGTTAGTAGGGCCTGCATGTTGTACACTGGCAAAACTATTTAGACTTTATGACTTTTCtgcaaattaaagtaaaatatttaaattatattttatgtgAGTCAACACTAGGAAGTGACAGTGTTTGGccaaatcagaattcttcccctacagcttcttcctacccctacatttagcctaCGGAGAGTTATGGTAAAATAGTGCCTTTGAATTCAGATTGCACTCCAACTTGGTGATGTCACCAATATTCGCCTGTCACCTACGTTAGCGCGTAGCTGTCAGCGTTCAGAAAATACATTACAACATCGGGCAacttactttaaaacttttaaaagtcacgctaaaacaaaagtcatttattGAAATGTGTTTCACTGCTCACCCTACCGGTGGAGGGATACAGTGCTTGAAGTCCCTTCGCCTCGCCCTTAAAAAATCATTTCCAACACCCCTACCACTACAAAAGTCCTTTCAATTGGAGTGGGGTAGGTAGAAGCCGGAAGGGTGGGTGGAAGAATTCGGCCCACGTCTTTTGTCTGTTATGCAGACTTACTGGTTGATTCAGGAAATTCCGAAATGATTGAAACTAGGGATGTCACAATGAGAattttttgtggttgatttgattttgagtcatttgattttgatacAGGTACAGAGTCCCAATTTGGTActtttgtaaaacataaaaaaaaaacaaaagttataaactgaccaaggTTGGtccccattttattttattccccGTCTTTTAGCTTTTAACACAGCAGtgcacttctgtgaagtagcttgaataattgtgtaaaaatagcaaaaagtgcaactattaacaaaaaaaaaatgtgaactacAACAAGTCAAACTAGGTGAtgattagtcatgtgagaaagtttggaCACTGAACCAttagttctttttaaaatattagtctT includes these proteins:
- the LOC112143033 gene encoding calpain-5, which translates into the protein MSSSVVAFKNQNYAELKRDCIQRRKLFKDPEFPANDLSVFHKEQPRDVVKWKRPGEITSNPHLFVEGINSHDLNQGEVGNCWFVAASSCLALKPNIWEKVIPDWEEQDWDPKHPENYAGIFHFRFWVFGQWTDVVVDDRLPTVNGRLIYCHSNSHNEFWSALLEKAYAKLYGCYESLSGGYTGDAVVDFSGAVYEVINLDKEISDQDQINLFEKLRKVYKRGGIISCGITADRDQIEARLANGLVMGHAYAVTAVKRVHIGHGQGEHSRTEAIPMVRMRNPWGQKEWNGPWSDSSREWTKISDTERHNLGLTVEDDGEFWMSFRDWCRHFSDADVCHIADPSQTWNEALHFGKWIIHEDPQRNRSGGRKKNKTFLQNPQYLFDVTKEMDEVMITLQQKDRRIYKKTGHGDNLVIGFSVFKVELNREHRMHRLLFNKQVGETFYSRARSAFLRCNLPRGRYVVIPSTYYPGEEGEFMLRIFTNVDSGVRELTTDQPREQRWTSFFWCGK